CATTGGATCACCTGAATTTTGAATTGAATAAGATCAGAGCGGGAAAAGCATCGCCTGCTATGCTCAATGGCTTGATGGTAGAATACTACGGAGCACCGACTCCATTGACATCCGTTGCGACAGTCACAACACCGGATGCACGAACGATCAGTATTCAACCGTGGGAGAAAAAAATTCTGGGTTCAATTGAGAAAGTTCTGTTTGAAGCAAATCTCGGTATCACTCCCATGAATGACGGGGAAGTGATCAGGCTGATGATTCCGCCCATGAGTGAAGAAAGGAGAATAGCCATGGTGAAACAATCCAAACACGCAGGTGAGGAATCAAAGATCGCTATCCGGAATCATCGCCACAAAGCACTTGATTTTATAAAGAAGAAAGTGAAAGAAGGTTTTCCGGAGGATTCAGGCAAAAGAAAAGAAGATGAAGTACAGGGCTTAGTCAATAGCTACATTGCTAAAGTCGATAAGATGATTGAAGCAAAAGAAAAAGATATCATGACCGTGTAGGATTGATGATTTGTTTTTCATGTAGATTAAATATTAAAATTTGGGAGTTATCGGTTCATTAAATCCGATGACTCCCATTTTTAGTGTGCCCAGCATGGGTAATAACTTGGAGGTGAAAGTCCTCTGTGGGCTTGGTAGTAGGAACCACTAGCCAAGAGCAAGGGTGTCGTGGGTGACTGCGAATCTGAAAGAAGCTGGCGGCAAAATCTCGGCCTGACGGACAGAAACTGAATATAAGGCTTACTTAGAACGGACGAGTTTGCTAAACAAAACAAAGTCCTATACTACCCGAGTTCTAAGGAGTAAATTCAGCAGGTATATGAGATGAAGGTTATTATTCTTACCTGGGGAGATCTGTATATACGATACGGATAATTTTTTTTTAGAAGTATCAACCTACATAGTGATATGTGGCTGAATGTACAGAAGTCAGCAGACGTCATAGTACTGGAGTGGTACGTTAGCACTACGAAAGGAAGGACAGAACGCAAAGAATCTATAAATTTTGTAATCTCATGACAGAGCGTAGAAAGCAGACAAACTTGGGGGACAAGGAATCCACAATGGAAGTAGAGATGGAATCTCAAGGTAAGTTGGGAGAGCCTAGCTATGTTGCGGCGAGAACAGAAGGAAGAGATGAGAACAGTAAGCATCATGGACTGCTTGAGAAAATACTATCACGAGAGAATATGAACGGCATATTTGCGAGTGTTAGAAAATGGTGGCAGCTCGGGCATTGATAAGATGGAAGTAAGCGAAATGCTAAAATATCTTAAAGAACACGGGAGTACACTAAAAGAGCAGTTAATGACAGGCAGGTATAAGTCACAAGCAGTAAAACGAGTGGAAATACCGAAACCAGATGGTGGGGTAAGGATGTTGGGGATACCAACAGTAATAGACCGTATGATACAGCAAGCGATAAGCCAAGTACTGACACCGATATACGAAGAAGGATTTTCAGATAGTAGCTACGGCTTCAGACCCAATCGGAATGCACACCAAGCGATATTAAAAGCGAAGGAGTACATAGAAAGTGGTAGGAAGTATGTAGTAGATATTGATCTGGAAAAGTTCTTTGATCGGGTTAATCATGACAAATTGATGTATCTGCTATCAGAAAAGATAGGAGATAAGAGAGTACTGAAATTGATAAGAGAGTACTTAGAATCAGGAGTAATGATAGGTGGTTTATATAGCAAGACGGAAGAAGGCACGCCACAAGGTGGGCCATTAAGTCCGCTGTTATCAAATGTGATATTGGATAAATTGGACAAGGAGTTAGAGCGTCGTGGTCACAAATTTTGCAGATACGCAGATGATTGTAATATCTATGTACAGACAAAACGATCAGCAGAACGAGTGATGCGAAGTGTCAGTAAATACTTGGAAGAAGAACTCCGACTGAAGGTAAATGAGAAGAAAAGTGAAACAGGCAGCCCGAAGGAACGAAAATTCTTAGGCTTTAGCTTTTATCAGAAACGAAAAGAAATAGGGGTAAGAATCCATCCTAAATCACTCGAACGGATAAAGGAAAAGGTCAGGAAATTGACAAGTAGAAGTAATGGCATGAGTATAGAAGTAAGGATAAAGAAACTATCAAGCCTCATAGGTGGCTGGGTAAGTTACTATAAACTAGCGGACATCAAGAGTCATTGCCAAAAGTTAGACGAATGGCTGAGAAGGCGACTAAGAATGTGCTATTGGAAGAACTGGAAGCGTGTAAAGACGAAGCATGATAATCTAATAAAACTTGGCGTGCCAAATTTCAAAGCATGGGAATTTGCTAATACAAGGAAAAGTTATTGGAGAATCGCCAATAGTCCGATATTAGCGACTAGTTTGACCAACCAGTATTTCGAGAACCTTAAACTGCTCACTTTCAGCCGAGCTTACAGTAAAACTTAGTAACTTTGCGAACCGCCGTATGCCGAACGGCACGTACGGTGGTGTGAGAGGACGGTAGATAAATTAATTATCTACCTCCTACTCAATTTTGCAATAATTGGTGTTATTTATCAAAAAATTTAAAAATTAGCTAACTTTGAATTTATTTATAACTTAGTAACTACTTTGTTAAACCCCGGAGGGGTGTAATCTTGGTAACCAAAGGTGATAACCTGTGGCCAAAGTGATTAATACCTTAAGTTTTAGCGCTATTTTTGCAAATAAATGCAAAAATTGTGACAAAACTTAGATTGAGTAGTTACATTGTCTTAAACATTTATCGTTTTTTAGCTTGTAACATACAAACACATATTTAAATCTAAAACCATGTTAAAAAAAATCTTATACATCAGCCTCGCTTTGATAGTTCTCTTTCTGATAGCCGGAATATTAATATCCAGAAAACAAACAGTAAAATCAGCGATAAGTGTCGAAGTGCCTTCAAATTTTGTATTTAATATCCTGAATGATCTTTCTTTGACATCAAGGTGGAATGAATTTTTGATAAATCCTGATTCAGCAAGCCTGCAGGCTTCTTCGCCTTTAAAAGGGATTGGCAGTAAATTGGAGATAAACAAAAAAGAGGAAAAATCAGATATTGTGACAATATCAGGGGTCGGTCAGGATAGTATCACTTATACATTAACTGAAGCAGGTAATAATTCCGGATTAAATTCAATTTACAGACTCAAAACCATAGGGGAGCAAACCGAAATATCTGCAGAAGCAGAAGTCTTCTTCTCTTTCCCTTCAAATGTATTTGGGTTCATCCTGAAATCAGCAAAAAAACGAAAACTTAACAAGAGCCTGAAGCATTTATCCGATCTGACGTTTGAGCGATTCAGAGAAGGAAAATACAGAGGATATAAAATCAAAGAAGAAATAATTGACGACCGCTACTTTGTGATGCACCGTTCAGAAGTTGCAATTGAAAATATTCAACAATACTATACCCAGAATATCAGTGCTCTCTACCAGAAAATTCTGGATGGTGCCATCACAACATCCGGCATGCCGTGTGCCCTGTATTTTAAATGGGACATGTCCAAAAATATGACGGACATGGCGGCGGCACTCCCCCTTAAACAGGAAGCAAATCTTCCCGGAACTGCTAGTTTAATCATACCGGCGGGTGCTAATTTGATAATCGATTATTATGGCGACAGTGCAAAAAGTGCTGGTGCACATGATGCCATGGCGGACTTTATGGCCGACAGGAAATTGCTAAATGATGTACCTGTGATTGAAGAATATATGACCGATCCAACAAAGGAAGCAGACCCGGCGAAATGGCTGACCAGAATTTATTATCTGAAAGCAGACTAATTAATTTGAAAGTGCAGGATAATTTTGCTGATAATTGGAAGGAATTAATGAATAACTATGGTGCAGACTCTGTTCCATTTTTATTTATATTAGACTTTGAATTAAAAAAGCCACTGGTTTACAAATTGTCGGAATTGCCGGAAGGTATTTTGTACAAAATTAATGAAGTAAGAAATTTTGAAGTTTCCCCAGGGAAAAATCAGAAGAGAATAGTATTTGATAAATTTCCGGTATCATATGACGATTATCAGGTAGCATTTAATGATGTACTGAAAGAAATCAATTATGGCAATTCATTTCTGTTAAATCTCACATTTCCGACGTCTGTTATCTCCAATATGTCACTGGAAGAGATTTTTTACCGGTCCGTGGCAAAATATAAGCTGTACTATAAAGGTAATTTTATTGTTTTTTCGCCCGAGATTTTTGTTAAAATAAAGGAGGGGCATATTTTTTCTTACCCTATGAAAGGCACGATTGATGCGTCAATCCCTAATGCTGCATTGCAAATAATCAATGATCCAAAAGAAACCGCTGAACATTATACCATTGTAGATCTGATCCGTAACGATCTCAGTATCGTTGCTAAAAATGTTCACGTGCCCAGATTCAGGTATCTTGATCTTATCCATACCCAGCACAAATCATTGTGGCAGGTCAGTTCAGAAATAAAAGGTACACTACCGGCGGATTATAAAAGCCGGTTGGGTGATATCATATCTACTTTACTGCCGGCCGGAAGTATCAGTGGAGCACCAAAACCCAAAACACTGGAAATAATCAGACGGGTAGAAAGGATTGAGCGTGGATATTATACCGGTGTATTCGGAATTTTTGACGGGAATGATCTGGATAGCGGCGTTATGATCAGATATATAGAAAACCATGATAAACAACTGATTTACAGGAGCGGGTGTGGAATTACGGCTCAAAGTGATTGTAAAAGTGAGTATAACGAAATGATTGATAAAGTTTATGTGCCAACTGATAGAAAGTATAAAAATATACAACGGGAAAGTTTACAACATTCAGCAACACAATTTAAGGTGTAATGCCGCCAGAAAATATTTTTGGAATTGTAATGACTTGCTGGATTTGAGAAAATTTATATCTGTACCGACTGAATGTAAAAAGGGTTTGATAAAGTGTCGTGTTTTATATAATGAAGGTGTTGAAAACATTCAGTTTGATTACTACAATGTCAGAAATGTAAATAATATTAAAGTGGTTTATGATGATGATATTGCATACAGTTTCAAATATGCACAAAGACCACAACTGGATAAACTTTACGCACAAAAGGAGGACTGTAATGAAATTTTGATCGTTAAGAATGGTCTGGTCACGGATGCCTTTTATTATAATCTCGTTTTTGCAAAAGGACATCAGTTGTTTACACCGGCAAAACCTTTATTGGAGGGAACCATGCGGGCAAAGTTATTAACCGAAAACAAGCTCACATTAAAGGATATAACACCTGAAGAATTTAATCAATATGATAGTTTATATCTGATCAATGCCCTGACCCCACTAGGAAAAATCAGAATCCCGATTGGAAATATTTTGTTATAAATCTGAATCTATGGATATATTTATGTTTAAAAACGTGAAAAAGTATGGCACTATCTAAATTGTTTTTCAGTCTTATGAATTTTGCGGTACAGAAATTACCATTGGTTCTCTATTATAAAATCGAATTTGTCAGAATATTGCTTCAATATGTCTTCCGTTACAGAGCGGATGTCATTAGTTCAAATCTGAAAAATAGTTTTCCTGAAAAAACAGAAACAGACATTAAAGACATAAAAAGCAGATATTATCGGGTCATGATGGATTATTTGAGAGAGACTCTCCAATTGGGGTTTGGAGATAAAAAATTGTTGAAAGAAAATATAAAGCTGTATTCTCCTGAAATTGCTGAAAAGTACATCAACGGAAAGATAAGCTCCATTATTTTAGCATCACACTACGGAAACTGGGAACTGATGTCTATGTTGTCTGTTTTTTATCCTGCTCAGAAGTTCATTATTTTTTACAAGCCGGTATCCAATAAAAAAATGGATGCATTTGTACGACACATCAGAGAGAGATTTGGAATGGAAATATATCCCATAGACCAGACTGCCCGCATCATCTCAGGTCGAAAAAATGAACCAATCGCTTATGTATTCATTGCCGACCAGACACCATTTAATATGAATAATGTCCGGTGGAATACCTTTCTTCACCAGATTACACCCTGGATGACAGGCGCAGAAAAAATTGCTGTAAAGTTTGGATATCCGGTTTTGTACCTTGAAACAAATCCAAATATCCGAAGCATCTATCATCTCTCATATTCTATAAATTTGAATCTGATAACCCAAAATCCAACTGACTTGAGAGAAGGTGAAATCATAGATGTTTATGCCGGATTATTAGAAAAACAAATTCTAAAAAAACCTGAATATTGGCTTTGGTCGCATCGGAGATGGAAGCGTGCACATATGTTTGTTGGGTGACTTATAATTTATAATTAATTTATTATCAGCTAAATATAATTTTTACATTTATTTGATAAGGTTTTAAACAAAATATGCGTTATAAATCTAAATACATAAAAAATGATGTTAAAAGCTGTTGCTATTTCCTTGATGTTGTTCTTTTTTTCTACTTCCTGCAATAAAACGGATTGTATTGAAGGTCTGAATACAACTATCTTTCAGGTCGGTGTCGAATATTGCATCAATGATAATCAGGTATTCACAATAGTTTCAATGGATGATAGCCGATGCCCAAAGAATGCAACTTGTGTCTGGGAAGGGAAAACGGAAATTTATATAAAAAGTACAAAAAATGGTATGAATAAGGATACTGTGATTAGTTTTCCGAACGTAAATACTACTGTTGGTTTTGACTTTTTGGCAGGATACAGCATGATGGTCGATTCTGTGACACCTTATCCCAAACTTGGAACCATGATTTTACTAAGTCAATACAGAGTACATGCTGTTATTCTTAAAAAATAGAATTCAACCATTCTTCATTCAATCATTCAATCATTCAATCATTCAATCATTCAATCATTCAATCATTCAATCATTCAATCATTCATTTAGCTACCATCAACAATAGTGGAAAAGCTGATTATTAGTTTTCTGATCTTTATGTACTATTATTATTTTGCAAGTATTGCCAGAGTCAGATAATTAATTTTTATACTTTTACGTATATAGTTGTCGTATGGTTCGGAGCTTTCTGATATTTTGTTTATTTATGTCTTATCTCGTTGTACCCTGTGCAGCCCAGGAAAGCATTGGTACACGATTGAAAACAAAAGAGTTTATCCTTTTGGATTGCCGGATCACACCGGATACATTGACATTGCTGCCTTCTGAGGTAATAATCAAAGATACATCGGGAGTCGAATTGAAAAATTACAGCATACTGAATAATACAATTCTGATAGATGAAGCCGAATGTATTTATTGGGTTGGTAAAAAAGTTATAGTTTCCTACAGGACCTTTACCTTTGATATCGGTAAAGTATATACGGGCCTGGATACAACTTTATTGACTTACCGGGATAAAGCTTTGACAACTATCTTTGATTACGTTCCGGCTAATGATAAAAATGCGTTGATCGAATCCAAAGGACTGAATTATAAAGGAAGTTTTGCCCGTGGTATATCTGTTGGAAATAGTCAGAGTCTGGTTTTAAATTCAAATTTTGACTTACAGTTATACGGTGACCTGGGAAATGGACTGAAAGTGGTTGCAGCCATTTCTGATGAAAATCTTCCGATTCAGGCACAGGGAAATACCCAACAACTTCAGGAGTTTGACAAAGTTTTCATACAGGTTTCTAAAGACAAAACCTCTGTTATAGCAGGAGATTATGAACTTCGCAAACCTGACAGTTATTTTATGAATTATTTTAAAAAACTGAAAGGTATCAATGTACGGACTGAATTTGATGCCGGAAAAGATAAAACGGTTCAGACCAGCGGAAGTTTTGCTATTTCAAGGGGTAAATTTGCACGACAATTTTTAGTGATTACGGAAGGCAATCAAGGCCCGTACAGACTACAGGGCAACAATGGTGAGCGATTTTTAATTGTGCTGGCTGGTACAGAAAAAGTGTTTTTTAATGGTATATTGCTAAAACGGGGTTTTGATTATGATTATATTATTGACTATAACAGAGCGGAGCTGATTTTCTCTCCGACCAGAATTGTGGCAAGAGATTCCAGGGTGATAGTGGAATTTGAATATACTGATATTAACTATCTCCGATCTTTATACACAACCAATACAGCCTTTTCAGGAGAAAAATGGAAAGTAAACTTAAATATTTATTCTGAACAGGACAGTAAAACTGCCACAGGAGATATCCAACTTGATTCAACGGATATTTCTATCCTGACCAATAGTGGAGATGACCGATCAAAGACAGTAAGGTCAGGAATCAGACGTACTACAACAGAAGAGTTGGCCGAGATAAACAGGGTGCTTTATATAGGAATTCCGTCTCCGGATGTTCCGGAAGGTCTGATTTTAAAATTTACAGAAAATCTGGACAGTGCAGCATACACTGCTGTATTTTCAGAAGTTCAGGCCGGAACCGGAAGTTATGAAATAGATAATACCAAAAATAAAAATGCAAGAGTTTATGTCTATGTAGGGGAAAATGCCGGGAAGTACCGGCCTATCATACAGTTGATCCCTCCGGAAAAAAGGCAATTAGTTACTTTGAATGCTTCTTTCAGACCTCGAAAAAATACAGATATATATGCTGAAACAGCCTTAAGCAATCTGGATATGAATACAAGGTCTGCCATCGATAATGAAGACAACACAGGAATTGCATCGCATATTGCCATCAATAATGTTCAGAATCTGGATACAGCAGGGTTGTGGAAGTTTTCAACTTCGGTCAAATATGAGTTTGTCAACAAAAATTTTAATGCACTTAATCCCTTCAGGGCACCTGAATTTGTAAGAGACTGGAATCTAAGTACCCTTACAGCGAAAGGCGATGAAAACCTGTTTTTGGGGAATGTCGGAATATCTTCTGGCAAAGAATTTAATTTTCAGTACGGATATAATCATTTTTCAAAATCAGATATCTTCAGAGGGGGCAAACATTTGGTCAAACTGGATTATATCAAAAATAGGGTCACACTAAAAGTAATCACTACCGCATTAGAAACCCGATCTTCTTTCCAGAATGAAAAGTCTTCATTCATACGTCCTAATGTCAATTTTTCCTACCTCTTAAATAAGAAATACGGTATTTCATTGGGTACTGAATGGGATGCCGAGTCAAATCTAAGAAATGATCTTCCAACAGACACATTGATGAGAAATAGTTATGAGTACAGCCACATTAAAGTTTTTATGGGAAGTGATTTTGAAAAAGATTTGGCTTTTCGGATAGCATATTCAGTGAGGGAAGATTATTTTTCTGATGAAAATCAATTAAAAAAATCTGCGGATGCAAGAGAGCTGGAGTTGTCCGGAAAATGGAAATCAGGCAAAAATTCCGAACTTTTCTGGAATGTAACAGCTCGGGATTTGCTTGTCCTTCAGCCTGATCTGGTCTTAGGGGAACAAACACGAAAAACTATTTTGGGTAAGATAGATTATAATGTTCAGTTATGGAAAGGGGCTGTCAGATCTTCCACATTGTATAATGTCAATTCCGGACAGGAACCTAAAATAGAGTATATTTTTCAGAAAGTGGAAGTAGGGCAGGGCGATTATTTTCTTATTAATCCCAGCGAAAGCCCCAATCTGTCCAATGTGCAGGATTTCAGATTTGACCCATCCAATCCATTGTCCGATTACATCAGACTTTCGCTTTTTAACAATGAATTTATCCGTACTAATAATATCGAACTGAACCAGAACCTCCGGATTGAAGGCAGTAAGTTTTGGTCGGAGGGAAGTACTTCAAAAAACAAGTTCCATAAAAAAATTCTGAAATCACTATCCACATTATCCAGCATCCGGTTCAATAAGAAAAAAATGGATGGGAGCGATAGTAATCTTATATCTTATTTTGATTTTGGATTCAGCGACACTTCATTAGTGGCATATAATTCTTTAATAAACAACACACTTTTTATATTGAAAGGCAATGTGAAATTTGACATGCAGATAGGCAATACCATCAACAGAAACCGTATTGTACAGGTCAGCGGCTTTGAAGATAGGGGAGTCAATGAATATTTTACAAGAAACAGATGGAATATCAAAACGTTTGCAGATCTGATATTTTCTATGCATACAGGAGAAAGAAGCTACACATCTGAGGCATTCGGTGATCGTAATCTGGAAATTAAATATTATAAAATTAATCCGGAACTAAGTATCCGGCCTTCGCAGACGACCCGGCTTAGTCTGAAATATATTCATACCAACAGACAACAGCAGATTTTGTCCAAAGATAAAGCCGTTTTAAATGAGTTTTCTGCGGAAGTTAATTTACGGAAAGCATCCAAATACAGTATAGATCAAACGGTCAGTTTTGTAAATATTCAATACTCAGGTTTACCCAACTCACCCATTGAATACGATTTGCTCGAAGGGCTCAAAAATGGTAAAAATTTTCTTTGGAGTCTGATTTATACAAAAAGGATGTCCACCAATATAGACCTGACTTTAAACTATGAAGGAAGAAAGGCCGGAATTCAGGAGACAGTCCATGTTGGCAGAATACAACTCAAGGCAACATTCTGAATTCTGATTGGTTTAATTTTATTTAATTATTTTGAAATAATTGTCGTGCCAACGTTAATCCAAAAGATTCTTTACTGTTTTTTGATTTAGTTTATTAATTTTATGGCTTATAAAAATTTAAACTGGAATGACCCGTATCTTATTTTTCTTTCTATTCACAACATTTTCTACATGTATTATCAGTCAATCATTCTGGAACAGGGTGGATGAATCACGATTGAAGACAGGGAGAAATCAACCGGACATTGTTCCGGTAAAATATGAAACCTTTTCACTCGCCAACACTGATTTTAAAAAGTATATGGAATCCGCACCACCGGAATTTTCACATGAGAGAGGACAAAACAGCTTTTTAGTTGATTTTCCATTGCCGGATGGTAAGACGGAGACTTTTGTTGTTTTTCAATCACCTGTCATGGAAGAAGGACTTGCAGAGAGATAT
The genomic region above belongs to Saprospiraceae bacterium and contains:
- the frr gene encoding ribosome recycling factor; its protein translation is MIDEIDFQIANVVESFDKALDHLNFELNKIRAGKASPAMLNGLMVEYYGAPTPLTSVATVTTPDARTISIQPWEKKILGSIEKVLFEANLGITPMNDGEVIRLMIPPMSEERRIAMVKQSKHAGEESKIAIRNHRHKALDFIKKKVKEGFPEDSGKRKEDEVQGLVNSYIAKVDKMIEAKEKDIMTV
- a CDS encoding aminodeoxychorismate synthase component I, with the translated sequence MADQNLLSESRLINLKVQDNFADNWKELMNNYGADSVPFLFILDFELKKPLVYKLSELPEGILYKINEVRNFEVSPGKNQKRIVFDKFPVSYDDYQVAFNDVLKEINYGNSFLLNLTFPTSVISNMSLEEIFYRSVAKYKLYYKGNFIVFSPEIFVKIKEGHIFSYPMKGTIDASIPNAALQIINDPKETAEHYTIVDLIRNDLSIVAKNVHVPRFRYLDLIHTQHKSLWQVSSEIKGTLPADYKSRLGDIISTLLPAGSISGAPKPKTLEIIRRVERIERGYYTGVFGIFDGNDLDSGVMIRYIENHDKQLIYRSGCGITAQSDCKSEYNEMIDKVYVPTDRKYKNIQRESLQHSATQFKV
- a CDS encoding aminotransferase class IV, which translates into the protein MRKFISVPTECKKGLIKCRVLYNEGVENIQFDYYNVRNVNNIKVVYDDDIAYSFKYAQRPQLDKLYAQKEDCNEILIVKNGLVTDAFYYNLVFAKGHQLFTPAKPLLEGTMRAKLLTENKLTLKDITPEEFNQYDSLYLINALTPLGKIRIPIGNILL
- a CDS encoding lysophospholipid acyltransferase family protein encodes the protein MALSKLFFSLMNFAVQKLPLVLYYKIEFVRILLQYVFRYRADVISSNLKNSFPEKTETDIKDIKSRYYRVMMDYLRETLQLGFGDKKLLKENIKLYSPEIAEKYINGKISSIILASHYGNWELMSMLSVFYPAQKFIIFYKPVSNKKMDAFVRHIRERFGMEIYPIDQTARIISGRKNEPIAYVFIADQTPFNMNNVRWNTFLHQITPWMTGAEKIAVKFGYPVLYLETNPNIRSIYHLSYSINLNLITQNPTDLREGEIIDVYAGLLEKQILKKPEYWLWSHRRWKRAHMFVG